A genomic region of Govania unica contains the following coding sequences:
- a CDS encoding TetR/AcrR family transcriptional regulator, with protein sequence MPKPTGNKAGKRAGLVTRIVNPARKLTVKTPLPPTRKGSRTREKLKEAALRALEHKGYRSLRLTDIALEADVNISLVYHYFNDKADLVFEALRDMVSIRRHFEADPTRPHEPFAALYYANKRFADFYQAHPGLIRSLLHFDEDNPKFHDLYSEVNQDWMTHIADNIRKRAVAVNLSEPEAFAIAYALGGLVEKFLFDLYVERNPALMSEFTSTSDAARFLAILWFRALYLANPTEAELAKFTKFDKLHVTDIA encoded by the coding sequence TTGCCCAAACCGACAGGCAATAAGGCGGGAAAGCGCGCGGGCCTCGTCACCCGGATCGTTAATCCGGCGCGCAAGCTCACGGTAAAGACGCCGCTGCCGCCCACCCGCAAAGGCTCCCGCACGCGGGAAAAGCTCAAGGAAGCGGCGCTCAGGGCGCTTGAGCACAAAGGCTATCGCAGCCTGCGCCTGACCGATATCGCCCTTGAGGCTGACGTCAACATCAGTCTAGTTTACCATTATTTCAATGACAAAGCCGACCTCGTGTTCGAAGCTTTACGCGATATGGTCAGCATCCGTCGCCATTTCGAGGCCGACCCGACCCGCCCGCATGAACCCTTTGCCGCGCTTTATTATGCCAACAAACGGTTTGCCGATTTTTATCAGGCGCACCCCGGCCTCATCCGCAGCCTGCTGCATTTCGATGAGGACAACCCGAAATTTCACGATCTTTACAGCGAGGTCAACCAGGACTGGATGACCCATATCGCTGACAATATTCGCAAACGCGCCGTTGCCGTAAACCTTTCAGAGCCTGAAGCCTTTGCGATCGCCTATGCCCTGGGCGGTCTGGTCGAAAAATTCCTGTTCGATCTTTATGTGGAACGCAATCCGGCCCTCATGTCCGAATTCACGTCCACCAGCGATGCCGCCCGCTTTCTGGCTATTCTTTGGTTCCGTGCGCTTTACCTCGCCAACCCGACAGAGGCCGAACTTGCCAAATTCACCAAGTTTGACAAGCTTCATGTCACGGACATCGCCTGA
- a CDS encoding DUF2783 domain-containing protein codes for MTSSSLDLSPRLPDPDCFYEALIEAHQGLSAAESAALNARLILILANQVGDMSLLRAALDQAHNPK; via the coding sequence ATGACCTCATCCTCCCTGGACCTGAGCCCGCGTCTTCCGGACCCCGACTGCTTTTATGAAGCCTTGATCGAAGCCCATCAGGGTTTGAGCGCCGCCGAAAGCGCCGCATTGAATGCCCGGCTCATTCTGATCCTGGCCAATCAGGTCGGCGACATGAGCCTATTACGAGCCGCACTGGATCAGGCCCACAACCCTAAGTAG